In one window of Gemmatimonadota bacterium DNA:
- a CDS encoding CapA family protein produces the protein MSLRVTALALLLGAGALPGQGISHAPAPVRLVFTGDINLGTRTLEDGIPPDSGRGLLQGVDSLLRGDLVVGNFEGVLSDSGTSSKCAPRSTRCYAFATPTWLAARLPEAGFTHANLANNHANDYGLDARRHTEATLRTHGLTVYGPLEQVAITPVLRDGQMTLVGLVGFATYPHAYNLLDLARSVAIVDSLRPLVDVLVVTFHGGKEGAAAVRTPEGPEFLGKEPRGNLRRWARAVLDAGADAVVGHGPHVLRGVEFYHGKPIFYSLGNFLTYRGFNLEGALGQTTILQLDLEGDGRFRAARMPALFQLPQAGVFPDQSGGAITLLQRVTRLDFPETGARIADDGTVTAP, from the coding sequence ATGAGCCTCCGCGTCACCGCGCTCGCCCTCCTGCTGGGCGCGGGCGCGCTGCCCGGCCAGGGCATCAGCCACGCCCCCGCGCCGGTCCGGCTGGTCTTCACCGGCGACATCAACCTCGGCACCCGCACCCTCGAGGACGGCATCCCGCCCGACAGCGGTCGCGGATTGCTGCAGGGCGTCGACAGCCTGCTCCGCGGCGACCTCGTCGTGGGCAACTTCGAGGGCGTGCTGTCCGACTCGGGCACCTCGAGCAAGTGCGCCCCCCGCTCTACCCGCTGCTACGCCTTCGCCACGCCCACCTGGCTGGCGGCCCGGCTCCCCGAGGCCGGGTTCACCCACGCCAACCTCGCCAACAACCACGCCAACGACTACGGTCTCGACGCCCGGCGGCATACCGAGGCCACCCTCCGGACCCACGGGCTCACCGTGTACGGCCCGCTCGAGCAGGTGGCCATCACGCCGGTGCTCCGCGACGGGCAGATGACCCTCGTGGGGCTGGTGGGCTTTGCCACCTACCCGCATGCCTACAATCTGCTCGACCTGGCCCGCAGCGTGGCCATCGTGGATTCCCTCCGGCCCCTGGTGGACGTGCTGGTGGTGACCTTCCACGGCGGCAAGGAGGGCGCCGCCGCGGTCCGCACGCCCGAGGGGCCCGAGTTCCTGGGCAAGGAGCCGCGGGGCAACCTCCGGCGCTGGGCCCGGGCGGTGCTCGACGCCGGTGCGGACGCGGTCGTCGGCCACGGGCCGCACGTGCTCCGCGGCGTGGAGTTCTACCACGGAAAGCCGATCTTCTATTCCCTCGGCAACTTCCTGACCTATCGCGGCTTCAACCTCGAGGGCGCGCTGGGCCAGACCACCATTCTGCAGCTCGACCTCGAGGGCGACGGCCGCTTCCGCGCCGCCCGGATGCCCGCCCTCTTCCAGCTGCCCCAGGCCGGCGTGTTTCCCGACCAGTCGGGAGGAGCCATCACCCTGCTGCAGCGGGTCACCCGCCTCGACTTTCCCGAGACCGGTGCCCGCATCGCCGACGACGGCACCGTCACGGCGCCCTGA
- a CDS encoding glutamate--tRNA ligase encodes MASVRVRFAPSPTGYLHVGGARTALFNWLYARKTGGVFVLRIEDTDKERSTEAHTQVILDGLRWLGVTYDEGPFFQGQSYGRHRADAEGLVARDRAYRCFCTREELDASRQAAEHGGAGFRYDGRCGRLAPADIARKLDAGTPFSLRLRMPDEEIAWEDAVHGRISFQGRDLDDFIILRSDGTPIYNLAVVSDDIDMRITHVIRGDDHISNTPKQIALYRALGQAAPVFAHVPMILGSDGKKLSKRHGATAVGDYQNQGILPLAMRNFLALLGWSPGGDREILPEEEMIALFSLEGIQKKASVFDLTKLEWMNGQYLSQRPAAELEGPVRHHLDEMGVDLGGRPLVLLIDAVKTRSRTLLDIAAQVAVRVDASRITRDAKGAQLAQKLGKAFAANLELVGAALGALPEAEWTAPALEAALKGLAEKEGRKLGDIMQPVRVALTGGTVSEPVNELLAVVGRDESLQRIAAARG; translated from the coding sequence ATGGCATCCGTCCGCGTCCGCTTCGCCCCGTCCCCGACCGGCTACCTGCACGTCGGCGGCGCCCGCACCGCCCTCTTCAACTGGCTGTACGCGCGGAAGACCGGCGGCGTGTTCGTCCTCCGGATCGAAGACACCGACAAGGAGCGCAGCACCGAGGCGCACACCCAGGTGATCCTCGACGGCCTGCGCTGGCTCGGGGTCACCTACGACGAGGGGCCGTTCTTCCAGGGCCAGTCGTACGGGCGGCATCGTGCCGACGCGGAGGGGCTCGTGGCCCGCGACCGCGCCTACCGCTGCTTCTGCACCCGCGAGGAGCTGGACGCCTCGCGCCAGGCCGCCGAGCACGGGGGCGCCGGCTTCCGCTATGACGGGCGCTGCGGCCGGCTGGCGCCGGCGGACATCGCGCGGAAGCTCGACGCGGGGACGCCCTTCAGCCTCCGCCTCCGGATGCCCGACGAGGAGATCGCCTGGGAAGACGCCGTGCACGGCCGGATCAGCTTCCAGGGCCGCGACCTCGACGACTTCATCATCCTCCGCAGCGACGGCACCCCGATCTACAACCTCGCGGTGGTCTCCGACGACATCGACATGCGGATCACCCACGTGATCCGGGGTGACGACCACATCTCCAACACCCCGAAGCAGATCGCGCTCTACCGCGCGCTCGGCCAGGCGGCCCCGGTCTTCGCCCACGTGCCGATGATCCTCGGCAGCGACGGGAAGAAGCTCTCCAAGCGCCACGGCGCCACCGCCGTGGGCGACTACCAGAACCAGGGCATCCTCCCCCTGGCCATGCGGAACTTCCTGGCCCTGCTCGGCTGGTCGCCGGGCGGCGACCGGGAGATCCTCCCCGAGGAGGAGATGATCGCCCTCTTCTCGCTCGAGGGCATCCAGAAGAAGGCCTCCGTCTTCGACCTCACCAAGCTCGAATGGATGAACGGGCAGTACCTCTCCCAGCGCCCCGCCGCGGAGCTCGAGGGGCCGGTCCGGCACCACCTGGACGAGATGGGCGTCGACCTCGGGGGCCGCCCGCTGGTCCTGCTCATCGACGCCGTGAAGACCCGCTCCCGGACCCTGCTCGACATCGCCGCCCAGGTGGCGGTCCGGGTGGACGCGAGCCGGATCACCCGTGACGCCAAGGGCGCCCAGCTGGCCCAGAAGCTCGGGAAGGCCTTCGCCGCCAACCTCGAGCTGGTGGGCGCGGCCCTGGGCGCGCTCCCGGAAGCCGAGTGGACCGCGCCGGCCCTCGAGGCGGCGCTCAAGGGCCTCGCCGAGAAGGAGGGCAGGAAGCTCGGCGACATCATGCAGCCGGTGCGCGTGGCGCTCACCGGCGGCACCGTCTCCGAGCCGGTGAACGAGCTGCTCGCCGTGGTCGGCCGGGACGAGAGCCTGCAGCGGATCGCGGCCGCGCGCGGATGA
- a CDS encoding fumarylacetoacetate hydrolase family protein, whose product MIPVNPTKIVCIGRNYLAHARELGNELPPEPLIFLKPPSALLAPGEPIVLPPQSQQVEYEGEIGVVVLERLQGVSVAQAEQARLGFICVNDVTARDLQKSDGQWSRAKGFDTFCPVGPAVVEGLDWRTLEVRTRVNGVERQHGRTADMAYSIPVILSYISRVMTLEPGDLIPTGTPAGVGRLASGDVVEVEVPGIGILRNPVR is encoded by the coding sequence ATGATCCCGGTGAACCCCACCAAGATCGTCTGCATCGGCCGGAACTACCTGGCCCACGCCCGTGAGCTGGGCAACGAGCTGCCGCCCGAGCCGCTCATCTTCCTCAAGCCGCCCTCGGCGCTGCTGGCCCCCGGCGAGCCGATCGTGCTCCCGCCCCAGTCGCAGCAGGTGGAATACGAGGGCGAGATCGGGGTGGTGGTCCTGGAGCGCCTGCAGGGCGTGTCGGTGGCCCAGGCGGAGCAGGCACGGCTGGGCTTCATCTGCGTCAATGACGTGACCGCCCGCGACCTGCAGAAGAGCGATGGCCAGTGGAGCCGCGCCAAGGGCTTCGATACCTTCTGCCCGGTGGGCCCGGCGGTGGTGGAGGGACTCGACTGGCGCACCCTCGAGGTGCGCACCCGGGTCAATGGCGTGGAGCGGCAGCACGGCCGCACCGCCGACATGGCCTACAGCATCCCGGTGATCCTCTCGTACATCAGCCGCGTGATGACGCTCGAGCCCGGCGACCTGATCCCCACCGGCACCCCGGCCGGGGTGGGGCGGCTTGCGTCCGGCGACGTCGTCGAGGTGGAGGTCCCCGGGATCGGCATCCTGCGGAACCCGGTCCGATGA
- a CDS encoding helicase, with protein sequence MSRIAPGVQERLAAEIAAAGGREVSFVATLDAADVVVGARAVARGTVDRVLALPGVAARGEMLLHNHPSGQLDPSMADLSVAARLHDGGIGFGIINNAGRELYVVVEVPRDKGLARLDALDVVAQLGEHGPVARALGAYEDRPSQRDMAAHITDAYNDGGVLLLEAGTGVGKSFAYLVPALAWARANGERTVISTNTINLQEQLVGKDLPFLRDALQDELKVPTFALLKGWRNYLCLSRLHQAVGAQRSLLEPEKYDELTGLFEWSGHTADGTLADLPFQPSSEVWDEVSAEADLCPRLQCSHFDACFLFRARRRAAEADVVVVNHHLLSADLAVRRASDNWREAAVLPPYDRLILDEAHHLEDVAAAHLGAQVTSRGLRRLLGRFERNGKGLLPALAADLVAQGDLLARASLDLLRERLLPAVADARRAADQLILRLHGRLEREQGGVLRLTDEFQADAVWGEGLQRELDAALIAFRAIRDYVETIADRMAGGELTERRTQLLGELRGVMRRLETVSDGLNQSLRPATGGPPIVRWLERSGAKGQQVSLAAVPLDLAPILREAIFERVKTVTLTSATLAAGGEFDFLESRLGLSADPNPVTVKTILPSPFDYGEQCLFGIPNDLPDPREDEAGHAGAVVQVVHDLAWASDGGMFVLFTSHGALRRAAAELRSVAGERWPILAQGDAPRDVLLRRFRELGRAILLGTDSFWEGVDVPGRALRSLVITKLPFKVPSEPLTAARLERLAEQGEDGFMGYLLPHAALKLKQGFGRLIRTRADVGAVVLLDKRVVTKRYGPLVLSGLPRADKIVGRWADVRTRIEDFFARHGIGASV encoded by the coding sequence ATGTCCCGCATCGCTCCCGGAGTCCAGGAACGCCTGGCGGCGGAAATCGCCGCGGCCGGCGGCCGCGAGGTCTCGTTCGTGGCCACCCTCGACGCCGCCGACGTGGTGGTGGGCGCGCGCGCGGTGGCGCGGGGGACGGTCGACCGGGTGCTGGCGCTGCCGGGCGTGGCGGCCCGGGGCGAGATGCTGCTGCACAACCACCCGAGCGGCCAGCTCGACCCCTCCATGGCCGACCTCTCGGTGGCGGCGCGGCTGCACGACGGCGGCATCGGCTTCGGCATCATCAACAACGCGGGCCGCGAGCTGTACGTGGTGGTCGAGGTCCCGCGCGACAAGGGACTCGCCCGGCTCGACGCGCTCGACGTGGTGGCCCAGCTGGGGGAGCACGGCCCGGTGGCGCGCGCCCTCGGGGCCTATGAGGATCGTCCCAGCCAGCGCGACATGGCGGCCCACATCACCGATGCCTACAACGATGGCGGCGTGCTGCTGCTCGAGGCGGGCACGGGGGTGGGGAAGTCGTTCGCCTACCTGGTGCCGGCGCTGGCCTGGGCGCGCGCCAACGGCGAGCGGACGGTCATCAGCACCAACACGATCAACCTGCAGGAACAGCTGGTCGGGAAGGACCTGCCCTTCCTGCGGGACGCGCTGCAGGACGAGCTCAAGGTACCGACCTTCGCGCTGCTCAAGGGGTGGCGCAACTACCTGTGCCTGTCGCGGCTGCACCAGGCGGTGGGCGCGCAGCGCTCCCTGCTCGAGCCGGAGAAGTACGACGAACTGACCGGCCTGTTCGAGTGGTCCGGCCACACCGCCGACGGGACCCTCGCCGACCTGCCGTTCCAGCCCTCGAGCGAGGTGTGGGACGAGGTGAGCGCCGAGGCCGACCTCTGTCCCCGGCTCCAGTGCTCGCACTTCGACGCCTGCTTCCTGTTCCGCGCCCGGCGCCGCGCGGCGGAGGCCGACGTGGTGGTGGTGAACCATCACCTGCTCTCCGCTGACCTCGCGGTGCGCCGGGCCTCCGACAACTGGCGCGAGGCGGCGGTGCTGCCGCCCTACGATCGGCTCATTCTCGATGAGGCCCATCACCTCGAGGACGTGGCGGCCGCACACCTCGGCGCCCAGGTCACCAGCCGGGGCCTCCGGCGCCTGCTCGGCCGCTTCGAGCGGAACGGCAAGGGGCTGCTGCCGGCGCTCGCCGCGGACCTGGTGGCGCAGGGCGACCTGCTGGCGCGGGCCAGCCTCGACCTGCTCCGCGAACGCCTGCTCCCCGCGGTGGCCGACGCCCGCCGGGCCGCCGACCAGCTCATCCTCAGGCTGCACGGCCGGCTGGAGCGCGAGCAGGGCGGGGTGCTCCGGCTCACCGACGAGTTCCAGGCGGACGCGGTGTGGGGGGAGGGGCTGCAGCGCGAGCTCGACGCGGCGCTGATCGCCTTCCGCGCCATCCGGGATTACGTGGAGACCATCGCCGACCGGATGGCCGGGGGGGAGCTCACCGAACGGCGCACGCAGCTGCTCGGGGAGCTGCGGGGCGTGATGCGCCGGCTGGAGACCGTGTCGGACGGGCTCAACCAGTCGCTCCGGCCGGCGACGGGGGGGCCGCCGATCGTCCGGTGGCTGGAGCGGAGCGGGGCCAAGGGGCAGCAGGTCTCGCTCGCGGCGGTCCCCCTCGACCTCGCGCCGATCCTCCGCGAGGCGATCTTCGAGCGGGTGAAGACCGTGACACTCACCAGCGCCACGCTGGCCGCCGGCGGCGAGTTCGATTTCCTGGAGTCGCGCCTCGGGCTGAGCGCCGACCCCAACCCGGTGACGGTCAAGACGATCCTGCCGTCGCCCTTCGACTATGGGGAGCAGTGCCTCTTCGGCATCCCCAACGACCTGCCCGACCCCCGTGAGGACGAGGCCGGCCACGCCGGCGCGGTGGTGCAGGTGGTGCACGACCTGGCCTGGGCGTCCGATGGCGGGATGTTCGTGCTGTTCACCAGCCACGGGGCGCTGCGCCGCGCCGCCGCGGAACTGCGGAGCGTCGCCGGGGAGCGCTGGCCGATCCTCGCCCAGGGCGACGCGCCGCGCGACGTGCTGCTGCGGCGGTTCCGCGAGCTGGGCCGCGCCATCCTGCTCGGCACCGACTCGTTCTGGGAGGGTGTGGACGTGCCGGGCCGGGCGCTGCGGTCGCTGGTGATCACCAAGCTACCCTTCAAGGTGCCTTCCGAGCCGCTCACCGCGGCCCGGCTGGAGCGGCTGGCGGAGCAGGGGGAGGATGGCTTCATGGGGTACCTGCTCCCCCACGCGGCGCTCAAGCTCAAGCAGGGGTTTGGCCGCCTGATCCGCACCCGGGCCGACGTCGGGGCCGTGGTGCTGCTCGACAAGCGCGTCGTCACCAAGCGCTATGGACCGCTGGTGCTGAGCGGGCTCCCGCGCGCCGACAAGATCGTCGGACGCTGGGCCGACGTCCGCACCCGCATCGAGGATTTCTTTGCCCGCCACGGCATCGGAGCCAGCGTATGA
- a CDS encoding asparagine synthetase B, with translation MDESQGDHLKAYGLTYRALERGGRAEWFLNYRGGSFLVPGDAATTRDAALAGVTSEPLGEGQVTDIKAQIQQQNMDAVPLEKPPKVAVYAPPNASPWDDAVTMVLNYAGIAFEKVWDTEVLAKGLTKFDWLHLHHEDFTGQYSKFFLNYSGAPWLADMVARNQAVARQLGYPNVPGLKRAVAEEIRAFVDRGGFLLAMCTATETLDLALASAKVDIAASYADGSPMDPDAGRKMDWSRALAFQGAQLQLSPNVPAFSDIDGHQVNSLDRRQQLGAFKLFNFSAKIDPVPTMLVQCHRDVIPDFYGLTTSFTKATLKPSVTVLADEPGAPWAKYIHGELGQGTWTFYGGHDPEDPQHQIGDPPTDLSLHPHSPGYRLILNNVLFPAAKKRELKT, from the coding sequence ATGGACGAGAGCCAGGGCGATCACCTCAAGGCCTACGGGCTCACCTACCGCGCGCTGGAGCGGGGCGGTCGCGCCGAGTGGTTCCTCAACTACCGCGGCGGCTCCTTCCTGGTGCCAGGCGACGCCGCCACCACGCGCGATGCCGCCCTGGCCGGGGTGACCAGCGAGCCGCTCGGCGAGGGACAGGTCACCGACATCAAGGCCCAGATCCAGCAGCAGAACATGGACGCGGTGCCGCTGGAGAAGCCGCCCAAGGTGGCGGTCTACGCGCCCCCCAACGCCTCGCCATGGGACGACGCCGTCACCATGGTGCTCAACTACGCCGGGATCGCGTTCGAGAAGGTGTGGGACACCGAGGTGCTGGCCAAGGGGCTGACGAAGTTCGACTGGCTGCACCTGCACCACGAGGACTTCACCGGCCAGTACTCCAAGTTCTTCCTCAATTACTCCGGCGCGCCCTGGCTGGCCGACATGGTGGCCCGCAACCAGGCAGTGGCCCGCCAGCTCGGCTATCCGAACGTGCCGGGGCTCAAGCGCGCGGTGGCAGAGGAAATCCGCGCGTTCGTGGACCGGGGCGGGTTCCTGCTGGCCATGTGCACCGCCACCGAGACCCTCGACCTCGCGCTCGCCTCGGCCAAGGTCGACATCGCGGCCAGCTACGCCGACGGCTCGCCGATGGACCCGGACGCCGGGCGGAAGATGGACTGGAGCCGAGCGCTGGCCTTCCAGGGGGCGCAGCTGCAGCTCTCCCCGAACGTCCCCGCCTTCTCCGACATCGACGGCCACCAGGTGAACAGCCTGGACCGCCGGCAGCAGCTCGGGGCCTTCAAGCTGTTCAACTTCAGCGCCAAGATCGACCCGGTGCCGACGATGCTGGTGCAGTGCCATCGCGATGTGATCCCCGACTTCTACGGCCTGACCACCTCGTTCACCAAGGCCACCCTCAAGCCGTCGGTCACCGTGCTGGCCGACGAGCCGGGCGCCCCCTGGGCCAAGTACATCCACGGCGAGCTGGGGCAGGGCACCTGGACCTTCTACGGCGGCCACGATCCGGAAGACCCGCAGCACCAGATCGGGGACCCGCCAACGGACCTCTCGCTGCACCCGCACAGCCCGGGGTACCGGCTGATCCTCAACAACGTGCTCTTTCCCGCCGCCAAGAAGCGCGAGCTCAAGACCTGA
- a CDS encoding Ig-like domain-containing protein: MTTGTSIACPRCGAATDGAARFCMHCGGPVQATDLTLSGLFGSPPVDALREQLAAATAGEYRIESELGRGGMAAVYLAEDLALGRRVAIKVMIPGLEGSDGVADRFLLEARTAAQLGHPHIIPIYAVRTTGQLRFFVMKYIAGRSLDRVVAETGPLPPGVVQAVLAQVGSALEHAHRKGVIHRDIKPANIMLDEDGSAIVADFGIAKVAQGVSLTQTGSTVGTPTYMSPEQCTGKPVTPASDQYALGCVAFELIAGRPPFNHVEVLPVLLAHVSDLPPPLLALRADCPIELAAVVDKMLAKDPGDRWPSLGEAIAAAEALPRAADPAVRATMQVLAGAPASGMVVPLPSVPVSPVPRPHTTVAPPPAPTRLSRPVQAADEAPVHSITIEPNGAVLQAGSGVKLRVTARDRAGLTVGEPAVQWGSSAVSVATVTDSGVVTALREGEAGITAVVDGVRATVQVRVGRVPVAQVRVSAPAGPWQVGERRLAVATALDQAGAVLPGRVVRWQALDPAIARVTPDGTVEGVAEGQARIEARVEEQASIVLVEVRRATGSLTIVPGEGALTVGQVVPLTALLQEAGQAARPAASVNWSTTDPSILRINARGELTAAGPGAARIRASVGGVVADVQFQVTRVDVARVDIAPRISQIGVGEELQLMSQSADRLGATLPGRVVTWNSSHPDVATVGPLGLLRGLKAGTTRISATIGGGQAAIDVRVLPVSVAGVRLEPANLVLQRGETGALRALVQSARGGVLVGVPVEWQSSDPMIASVNAEGQVTGHRFGSVRIAATAGGRRATVAVEVRAPATLSAGRLRVGG; this comes from the coding sequence GTGACGACCGGGACCTCCATCGCCTGCCCCCGCTGCGGCGCCGCAACCGACGGCGCAGCCCGCTTCTGCATGCATTGCGGCGGGCCGGTACAGGCCACCGACCTGACTCTCTCCGGCCTCTTCGGCTCTCCCCCGGTGGATGCGCTCCGGGAGCAGCTCGCCGCCGCCACGGCCGGCGAGTACCGGATCGAGTCGGAGCTGGGCCGCGGGGGAATGGCCGCCGTCTACCTTGCCGAGGACCTGGCGCTGGGGCGCCGGGTGGCGATCAAGGTGATGATCCCCGGCCTGGAGGGGAGCGACGGAGTCGCCGACCGGTTCCTGCTCGAGGCGCGCACCGCCGCCCAGCTCGGGCACCCGCACATCATCCCCATCTACGCGGTCCGCACCACCGGCCAGCTTCGCTTCTTCGTGATGAAGTACATCGCCGGCCGCTCCCTGGACCGGGTGGTGGCCGAAACGGGGCCGCTGCCGCCGGGGGTGGTCCAGGCGGTGCTGGCGCAGGTCGGGTCCGCGCTGGAGCATGCCCATCGCAAGGGGGTGATCCACCGCGACATCAAGCCCGCCAACATCATGCTCGACGAGGATGGCTCCGCGATCGTGGCGGACTTCGGCATCGCCAAGGTGGCGCAGGGGGTGAGCCTCACCCAGACCGGCTCCACCGTCGGCACCCCGACCTACATGAGCCCGGAACAGTGCACCGGCAAGCCGGTCACCCCCGCCTCGGACCAGTACGCGCTGGGCTGCGTGGCGTTCGAGCTCATCGCGGGGCGGCCCCCGTTCAATCACGTCGAGGTGCTGCCGGTCCTGCTGGCCCATGTCTCCGACCTCCCGCCGCCGCTGCTCGCGCTGCGCGCCGACTGCCCGATCGAGCTCGCGGCGGTGGTGGACAAGATGCTGGCCAAGGACCCGGGCGACCGCTGGCCCTCGCTCGGCGAGGCGATCGCGGCCGCCGAGGCGCTGCCCCGGGCGGCCGATCCGGCGGTGCGTGCAACGATGCAGGTGCTGGCCGGCGCGCCCGCCTCGGGCATGGTGGTGCCGCTGCCGAGCGTCCCGGTGAGCCCGGTGCCGCGGCCCCATACCACGGTGGCACCACCCCCGGCCCCGACCCGGCTCTCGCGGCCGGTGCAGGCGGCCGACGAGGCCCCGGTGCACAGCATCACCATCGAGCCCAACGGCGCGGTGTTGCAGGCCGGCTCGGGGGTCAAGCTCCGGGTCACCGCGCGTGACCGCGCCGGCCTGACGGTCGGGGAACCCGCCGTGCAGTGGGGCAGCAGCGCGGTGTCCGTGGCGACCGTGACCGACTCCGGCGTGGTGACCGCGCTGCGCGAGGGCGAGGCGGGGATCACCGCGGTGGTCGACGGCGTCCGCGCCACGGTGCAGGTCCGGGTGGGCCGGGTCCCGGTGGCGCAGGTGCGGGTGAGTGCCCCGGCCGGCCCCTGGCAGGTGGGGGAACGCCGCCTCGCGGTGGCCACCGCGCTCGACCAGGCCGGCGCCGTGCTCCCCGGCCGCGTGGTGCGGTGGCAGGCGCTCGATCCGGCGATCGCCCGGGTCACGCCCGATGGCACCGTCGAGGGCGTCGCCGAAGGCCAGGCGCGGATCGAGGCGCGGGTGGAGGAGCAGGCCAGCATCGTGCTGGTCGAGGTGCGCCGCGCCACCGGGTCCCTGACCATCGTGCCGGGGGAGGGCGCGCTCACCGTCGGGCAGGTGGTGCCGCTCACCGCGCTCCTGCAGGAGGCCGGCCAGGCGGCGCGGCCGGCGGCGTCGGTCAACTGGAGCACCACCGATCCCAGCATCCTCCGGATCAACGCCCGGGGCGAGCTCACCGCGGCGGGGCCGGGGGCGGCGCGCATCCGCGCCTCCGTGGGCGGCGTCGTGGCGGACGTGCAGTTCCAGGTGACGCGGGTGGACGTGGCCCGGGTGGACATCGCGCCGCGCATCTCCCAGATCGGGGTGGGGGAGGAGCTCCAGCTGATGTCGCAGTCGGCCGACCGCCTCGGCGCCACGTTGCCGGGACGGGTGGTGACCTGGAACTCGAGTCACCCCGACGTGGCGACGGTGGGCCCGCTGGGCCTGCTGCGCGGGCTCAAGGCGGGGACGACCCGCATCAGCGCCACCATCGGCGGGGGCCAGGCCGCGATCGACGTCCGCGTGCTCCCGGTGAGCGTGGCCGGGGTGCGGCTCGAGCCGGCCAACCTGGTGCTGCAGCGCGGCGAGACGGGCGCCCTGCGGGCGCTGGTCCAGAGTGCCCGGGGCGGGGTGCTGGTGGGCGTGCCGGTGGAGTGGCAATCCTCCGACCCGATGATCGCCAGCGTCAACGCCGAGGGACAGGTGACCGGCCACCGGTTCGGGAGCGTACGCATCGCGGCCACCGCGGGCGGACGTCGCGCCACGGTGGCCGTCGAGGTGCGGGCGCCGGCCACGCTCTCCGCGGGGCGCCTGCGGGTGGGCGGCTGA
- a CDS encoding aminotransferase class I/II-fold pyridoxal phosphate-dependent enzyme has protein sequence MKFSERLQRLPGYPLAELPARKRALLAQGVDVIDLGAGDADYPPPAEVIAAMREAVGVTALSKYGFQQGNPAFREAACRWMERRFGARFEPATETLPLLGSKEGLSHLPLAVLDRGDVAVVPEPGYQAYLGGTVLAGGEPYVYPLTPHTEYLVELEELPSQVLDRVRLVFLNYPNNPTAAIAPREYLERTVALCRERGIVLAYDNPYCDLTFDGYRAPSIFEIPGAREVAVEFFSLSKSFSMTGWRLGWAAGDRSFITALTRVKSYVDTGPWLAVQQAGAFALDHAERLMAPNVAELQARRDAGVAALREVGFAAELPKATMYLWVPLPGGLLSAEFARRALDDAGVVVLPGSAFGPGGEGFFRIALTVGAARLREGVLRLGGVLSRAGAA, from the coding sequence ATGAAGTTCTCCGAGCGGCTGCAGCGGCTCCCCGGGTACCCGCTGGCCGAGCTGCCGGCGCGCAAGCGCGCGCTCCTGGCCCAGGGCGTGGACGTGATCGACCTCGGTGCGGGCGATGCCGACTATCCGCCCCCCGCCGAGGTGATTGCCGCCATGCGCGAGGCGGTCGGCGTCACGGCGCTGAGCAAGTACGGCTTCCAGCAGGGCAACCCCGCATTCCGGGAGGCCGCCTGTCGCTGGATGGAGCGGCGCTTCGGCGCCCGGTTCGAGCCAGCCACCGAGACGCTCCCGCTCCTCGGTTCCAAGGAGGGGCTCTCCCACCTGCCGCTCGCGGTGCTGGACCGCGGCGACGTGGCCGTGGTCCCCGAACCCGGGTATCAGGCCTACCTCGGTGGCACGGTGCTGGCCGGCGGGGAGCCGTACGTCTACCCGCTCACGCCGCACACCGAGTACCTGGTGGAGCTCGAGGAGCTGCCGTCGCAGGTCCTCGACCGGGTGCGGCTGGTCTTCCTCAACTACCCGAACAATCCCACCGCCGCCATTGCGCCGCGGGAATACCTGGAACGCACCGTGGCGCTCTGCCGGGAGCGGGGGATTGTCCTGGCCTACGACAATCCCTACTGTGACCTCACCTTCGATGGGTACCGCGCCCCGAGCATCTTCGAGATCCCGGGGGCGCGGGAGGTGGCGGTGGAGTTCTTCTCGCTGAGCAAGAGCTTCTCGATGACCGGCTGGCGGCTCGGCTGGGCCGCCGGTGACCGGAGCTTCATCACCGCGCTGACCCGGGTGAAGTCCTACGTTGACACCGGGCCCTGGCTGGCGGTCCAGCAGGCGGGGGCATTCGCCCTGGACCACGCCGAGCGGCTGATGGCCCCGAACGTGGCGGAGCTCCAGGCCCGGCGGGACGCCGGCGTGGCGGCGCTGCGCGAGGTGGGGTTTGCCGCCGAGCTGCCCAAGGCCACGATGTACCTCTGGGTCCCGCTGCCAGGGGGGCTGCTCTCGGCCGAGTTTGCCCGGCGGGCCCTGGACGACGCTGGCGTAGTGGTCCTCCCCGGCAGTGCCTTCGGCCCGGGGGGGGAGGGGTTCTTCCGGATCGCGCTGACGGTGGGCGCGGCTCGCTTGCGGGAAGGGGTGCTGCGCCTGGGTGGAGTGTTGTCGCGTGCCGGCGCCGCCTGA